The stretch of DNA CCAGGTGGATGGTGCCGCGTTGGAGGCCCACCCGGACCACCCGGCGCTGCTCGATCAGCCCGGTCAGCTCCTCGGGCCGGAAGTCGGCGAGCCGCGACCAGAGCCCCAGGTACGGCGGCTCGGGCGCGGCCTGCGCCTGGAGCCCGACCAGGTGGGTGATCATCTCCGCCGCGCTGCCGCTGCCCCGCTCCAGCAGCTGCTGACGGGCCAGCAGTGCCCGACCGAGCTCGCGCCGGGTCAGCACCGGGGGCGCGGCGGCCGTCATCGGCAGCCCTCGGCCGGCACGGCGCTCAGCACCGCGCGCCCGTGCCTCCGCCGCACCGCGCCGCCGCTCACCACCACCCGCGCGCACTCCCGCCGCACCGCGACTCCGCTCACCCGCGCGCGTCCAGCGTGCGCCGCAGCAGGCCGATCCGGTTGCTGGTGATCGAGTCCACGCCCAGGTCGGCCACCTTGCGCATGGTGCGGCGGCGGTCCACCGTCCAGCAGCTCACGGCCAGGCCCAGCTCGTGCGCGCCGGCGGTGAAGGCCGGGTCCAGCAGGCCGAACGGCGGGTTCACGTACCGGGGGCGCAGATCGGCCAGCAACGCCGGGCCGGGCAGTCGGGGCTGCTTCCAGGTGAGCGCGAGCTCCGCCTCCGCCGAGAGCTCGCGGACGGCCAGCAGCGCCGCGATCGAGCCGCAGAAGGCCACCCGGGCCTGCGCACCGAGGTCGGTCACGGCCCGCCAGGTGGCGGCCACCGGGCCGGGCGTGTCGAGGTCGATCAGCAGCCGGGCGGCCGGGGTCTCGGCCACCGCCTTGAGCGCCTCGGCCAGGGTGGGCACCCGGACGCCGGGGCTGCCGAGCGCGCTCAGCTGCTCGGCGGTGACCGAGCCGACCGGGCGCGGGTCGGCCCAGAGCCGCTCCAGGGTGAGGTCGTGCAGCAGCACCGGCACCCCGTCCCGGGTCAGCTGCACGTCCACCTCGACGGCGTCGGCACCGGCGGCCAGCGCCGACTCGACCGAGGCCAGGGTGTTCTCGCGGTAGTGGAAGGGGTCGCCGCGGTGGGCGACGGCCAGGATCGGGCGGGGCGGCACGGCGGTGGTCACGGTCATCTCCGTCAGCTGCGCTCGATCACGACATTGGTCGACTTGATCACGGCCGTGGCCGGGGCGCCCGGCACCAGCTTGAGCTCCTCGGCCGAATCCCGGCTGATCAGCGAGACCACCCGGAACGGCCCGGCCTGGATCTCCACCTGCGCGGCCACGTCGCCGAGCACCACCTGGGTGACGATCCCGGGGAAGCGGTTGCGCGCCGAGGAGGGCCGGCCCTCGGCCTCGGCGTTCTCCGGGCGGGCCAGCTCGCGGGCGAAGGCGGCGAGCTCCGCCCCGGCGATGATCCGGTGCCCGTGCTCGTCCCGCTCGGCGGGCAGCCGCCCGGCGTCCACCCAGCGCCGCATGGTGTCGGCGCTCACGCCGAGCATGGCCGCCGCCTCCCCGATGCGGTAGCGGTTGACCGACCGGTCGGGCTGGCCCATGGAACGCTCCTGGCGGTAGCTCGTGATGTTGTCGCGGCCATCCTGCCGTACCGGGGGGCGGCGCGGCGAAGCGGACCGCCCGGCGCTGACCCCGGGTCAGGAAAATCTCCGGACTTCTCCGATTGATCCCGTTCCGATCGGGCACGATCGAACGGGTCGGCACGTTGTGCCCGCTGAACAGGTACCGAGAGAAGGAGCAGTCCGATGGCCCCCGGGGCAGAGTCCGTCCCGTTCGCGTTCGTCGCCGAGGCGGAGCGCTACCAGAGCAACGTCACCCCGCCCGAGCGCGCGCCGCTCTCCGTCAAGCGAGTGCTGGCCGGCTTCCTGATCACCGCCCTCCTCGCGGCCGGGCTGGCCACGGCGGTGCTGCTCGGCACTCCGGCGCTCACCGCCCCGGCCTCCTGACAGCGGTCTCCCGGCGCTTCCCGGCCCGCCCGGCGCGACACCTGACACCACACGCCCCTTGACGGGATATCCCATTGCCCACCGGCTCGGCAGGGCATGAGACTTGGCCCATGCTCGGATTCATCAGGACCGACCACGAGGCCCTCGTCGACGCTCTGGGCGACCCCCAGCGGACGGTCCCGGCCTACCGTGAACTGCTCAAGCGCGGCCGGCTCGCGCTCACCGCGATCCGGGCGGGGCTCGCCCACGAGCTCCCGGCCGTCCGCGAGGGCTGCTGCCGGCTGCTCGACCACCTGGTCGACACCGAGTCGATGGACCTGCTTCTCGGCATGACGGAGGACCCCGACGCCCGGGTCCGGGTGGCCGCCTTCCACGCCCTCGCCTGCGACCGCTGCAAGGACGACGCCTGCGCCCCGGGCGCCGACCGCGTCCTCCCCGCCGCCCTGCACCACCTCGCCGAGGACCCCGAGCCCCTGGTCCGCGCGATGGCCGCCGAACTCGTCGGCAAGTTCGTCCACACCGACCCCCGCGCCCTCCCCGCTCTCCTCACCTCCCACACCACCGACCCCAGCCCCGCCGTCCGCAAGAAGTCCGGCTGGTACACCCCCGGCGGCCCCATCCACACCCGC from Kitasatospora sp. MMS16-BH015 encodes:
- a CDS encoding glycerophosphodiester phosphodiesterase, with protein sequence MTVTTAVPPRPILAVAHRGDPFHYRENTLASVESALAAGADAVEVDVQLTRDGVPVLLHDLTLERLWADPRPVGSVTAEQLSALGSPGVRVPTLAEALKAVAETPAARLLIDLDTPGPVAATWRAVTDLGAQARVAFCGSIAALLAVRELSAEAELALTWKQPRLPGPALLADLRPRYVNPPFGLLDPAFTAGAHELGLAVSCWTVDRRRTMRKVADLGVDSITSNRIGLLRRTLDARG
- a CDS encoding molybdopterin-binding protein — translated: MGQPDRSVNRYRIGEAAAMLGVSADTMRRWVDAGRLPAERDEHGHRIIAGAELAAFARELARPENAEAEGRPSSARNRFPGIVTQVVLGDVAAQVEIQAGPFRVVSLISRDSAEELKLVPGAPATAVIKSTNVVIERS
- a CDS encoding HEAT repeat domain-containing protein — its product is MLGFIRTDHEALVDALGDPQRTVPAYRELLKRGRLALTAIRAGLAHELPAVREGCCRLLDHLVDTESMDLLLGMTEDPDARVRVAAFHALACDRCKDDACAPGADRVLPAALHHLAEDPEPLVRAMAAELVGKFVHTDPRALPALLTSHTTDPSPAVRKKSGWYTPGGPIHTRTAPTH